The following is a genomic window from Pseudomonas sp. FP2335.
GGGGCGGTTTCCAACTTTCTGAATACACCGCAAACAAGTGTGGGAGCTGGCTTGCCTGCGATAGCTATTTAACATTCAACAACAGTGTTGAAGTTTAAACCGTTATCGCAGGCAAACCAGCTCCCACAGTAGTGCGCGAGTTACTTTCTAGTAGTAGCGATCAATCACTTTAACTTGCGAGCTGTCCTTGACGGCCGCCCAAGCATTATTAAGTGTGTCGAATACTTGCTCGATAAAGTTGCGATCAGCCGCAGCCTTCTTGCCGACATAACCCTGGCCGCGGCGGTATACCTTCAAGCGCGCTGCCAACTCACGGTTATTACGGTCAAAATCGGCTTCTTGGGTATTGGGCGCCAGGCAGTCAAGTTGCACTTCGCCCGACTTGCCAATCCACAGGACATGGTCGTCGAGAGTGTCTTTCTGCGCTGCGAACATCTCAGCCAATTCATCGATAGTTGGTTGGTTGTTCAGATTCATGTGTAAGCCCCTTGACCAGTTGGCGATCTATCAATTGATACGTCGTTAGTTGTCTCCGGTTCCGAAAACCGGGCGTCAGCGTCTGTCTGCCGAATACGGGCAGGGTCTTGAACCTGATGCATGTAGTTTTGCTGATGAACTGCTACGCAATGGTTTCATAACGAAGACAAGCAGCGTTTGAGCTCCTTGTACCGATCCTTGCGGGCCGGTCAGCTTCATCAATCTGCCTTGTGGGCAGTGCACATCCGGAAAAAACAGCTCGGCGGTCAGACGAGCTCTTTCAAAACACCTGTTGCCAACGCTCCCGATCCGGGAGACGTCTCGATAATGCAAGGACAAAAAGGTTACGTCAACGGTTATGTAGTGATTATTTTTGATCACTACATAAATCATCGTGGACACGGGGAGATGCGTGGAAATGTGACTTGGGCGTCATTTTTTGGTGTAGGTGGTCTTGGGTCCAGGATGGTCCACTCGACACAAACCCCCTGTGGGAGATTCTAGGGTTGCGGCGCAACACCTCTACCAACAGTGCCGCCGCCTTCGCAGCTTCGCTAAAGCTCGACAGCTCCAGCCGAACACTCACTATCCATCAACACCAATCACCTGTGGGAGCGGGCTTGCCCGCGAAAGCGGTCAGCCAGTTGATACATCTGTAACTGAAATACCGCTATCCCAGGCAAGCCAGCTCCCACACAAGCCAGCTCCATAGTTGAAACAGGTGGTGGTGTTGCTATCTCAAGCGCTCAACAAGCAACGGCAACAACCGCTCGCACGATGCCTCGATCTTTACCTGCAACAACTCATCCCCACGCGTCTTGCCCAGGTTGATCGCTATCACCGGCTTGCCTTGCTCCACCATCGCCTTGCACAGACGAAACGCCGAGTACGCCATCAGCGATGAGCCCACCACCAGCAAGCCCTCGGCATCCACCACGGCCGCCATTGCCTTGGCGGCCGTGGTTTGGGCGACGTTCTCGCCGAAGAACACCACATCCGGTTTCAAGCGTTGACCGGTGCAATGGGGGCAGCGGGGTAACTGGAAGCGCTCCTCGAACGCCGGATCAAGCAGCGTGTCACCATCGGGGGCTTGCACGGCGTCGACGCCGGCCAGGTAGGGGTTCTCGGTCTCCATCAATTGCTGGATCACGTCGCGCTCGCTGCGCTGTTGGCAGTCCAGGCATAGCACGCGGTGCAGGCTGCCGTGCAGTTCGATCACGTCATGACTGCCGGCCTGGTCATGCAGGGTGTCGACGTTTTGTGTGACCAACCCGCTGATGCGCTGGCGTTGTTGCAGAGTTGCCAGCGCCCGATGGGCCGCGTTCGGCTGGGCGATTCGCACCTTCGGCCAACCCAGCATCGCCCGTGCCCAATAACGGCGGCGGGCTTGCGTGGTGGCGAGGAACTCCTGGTACATCATCGGCGCCCTGCCTCGGCGCACACCCTCGCTGTCGCGATAATCGGGAATTCCCGAAGACGTGCTGATCCCTGCACCGGTCAGTACCAGAAAGCGCCGTTGCGCCATGGCCCGGTGCAGGGTCTCTAGGTGGTCTTCCTGATGTTCAAGGCTATCGAGCATGGGGTCGCCTATTCGCCGCGGATGTATTGCTCCAGCTGCTTGATCAGATCAGCCTGGTCGGCAATGGCTTCTTTCACCAGGTCGCCGATGGACAGCAGCCCAAGCAGTTTGCCGTCTTCGACCACGGGCAGGTGGCGCAGGTGACTGTCGGTCATGATATTCATGCACTCATCGACCTTTTTATGGGTGTCGACGGTGATCACCGGAGAGCTCATCACCTCGTGGACCTTCGTGGTGACCGACGACAGGCCCTTGAGCATGATTTTGCGCGCGTAGTCCCGTTCGCTGATGATGCCTACCACTACGCCATCCTTGACGACCGGCAAGGCCCCGACGTTTTTCTCCGACATGCGGACCAGCGCTTCAAACACGGTGTGGTCGTGTTTGATGACATGGACTTCCTGGTTTTTCTGGTCCTTGGCTTTGAGCACTTGTGCAACGGTTTTCATGGCGGCCACTCCGGTGTTGTTGTTTGGAAGTCAGCGGGTCCCCTACAGAATCCTAGACGGCTCACGCTGGAGCAAGGTCCAAAGCGGCGTTAAACCCGTCGAAAAACGTCATTCACCGGTTTTTTTCCCGTTTTACCCGGCATTTGTCGGTTTTTTGCCGCGCTTGGGGCCCGCCGCGGTCTTGCGTGGAGCGCTCTTTCGCTTCTTTTTCCAGGGGGCAGCCCCTCGGCCTGCCGGGCTCGCCGGGCCGCTGATGGTCATGCGCAGGCCGTTGCAACGTGCCACCTGTTTGCTCATCCAGGCCGCTTGTTTGGCGACGAATTCTTCCAGGCTCATCTCGCCGCTTTGCACCATGTCCAGGGCCTGCTCCCAGATCGCGGTGGTGCCGGGGTCGGCGATGGCGCGGGGCACGGCGTCGATCAGGCTGAATGCCGCCGGGGTGGCCGAGAGGGCCTTGCCGTTTTTCACCAGGTAACCACGGTCCAGCAAGCCCTGGATAATCCCGGCACGGGTCGCTTCGGTGCCGATGCCAGTGGTGTCCTTGAGCTTTTGCTTGAGGAGCGGGTCTTGCACCAGCTTGGCGACGTTTTTCATCGCCTTGATCAGGTCGCCTTCGGTAAAGGGTTTGGGGGGCTGGGTCCACAGGTCCTTGAGGTTGACCTTGTCCACCGCGTAATCCTGGCCCTGAACCAATGGCGGCAAGGCTTGGGGTGTCGCAACGTCGCGTCCCTTTGCCGGCGCCAGAGCTTCCGGCAGGGCGCGCTTCCAGCCCGGTTCGATCACAACCTTGCCCACCGCCCGCAACGCTTGCCCTGCGCAGTCGAAGTCGGCCTGGGTGCGATCGTATTCATGGTTGGGCAGGAACTGCGCCAGGTAACGTGCGCGAATCAAGGTGTACACCGCACGGTACTTGCCGGTGAGTTGCCCGACATCCTTGCCCGCGCCGGTGGGAATGATGCCGTGGTGGGCGCTGACCTTGGCGTCGTTCCACGCCCGGGAGCGGCGTTGCGGGTCGAGATGGGGCATCAGTTCATTCACTGCCGCATCTGCACGGCCCAGCGCCGCGAGAATTTTCGGCGCGTCGCTGTGCTGGCTCAGCGGCAGGTAGCCGCAGTCGCTGCGGGGGTAGGTGATGACCTTGTGGGTTTCGTACAGCGACTGGGCGATGTCCAGGGTTTCCTGGGCGCCGAGGCCGAGTTTTTTCGAACAGATTTCCTGCAGGGTGCCCAGATCGAAGGGCAGGGGCGCCACGTCGCGCATGCGCTCGGTGCGCAACTTGACCAGTCGTGCGCTGGCGGCGTTGCGCATGCCAGCGGCGGCCTCCTGTGCCAATGGCAGGTTGAGGCAGCGGCCCTGGTCATCACAGGCATCTTCGGCGGCGCGCCATTGGGCGGTAAAGGTCATGTGTGCGTGTCGCAGGTCGACATCGATGGCCCAGTACGCCACCGGCACGAAGTCGGCGATGCTGCGGTCGCGGTCCACCACCAGGCGCAAGGTCGGAGTCTGCACGCGGCCCACGGGCAATACGCCTTGATAGCCGGACTGACGCCCGAGCAGGGTAAACAAGCGACTCATGTTCATGCCGATCAGCCAGTCGGCGCGGGAACGACCAAGGGCCGAGTGATAGAGGCTGAAGGTCTCGGCACCGGGCTTGAGTGCGGCGAGGGCCTTGCGGATGGATGCGTCGTCCAGCGCCGACAGCCACAGGCGCTGGATCGGCCCGCGATAGCGGCAGTGCTCCACCAGTTCACGGGCGATCATCTCGCCTTCACGGTCGGCGTCGGTGGCGATCACCAGTTCCTGGGCTTCCCCCAGCAGGCGCTTGACCGCCTTGAACTGGCTGGCGGTCTTGGGCTTGACCCGCATCTTCCATTTTTCCGGAACGATCGGCAGATCGGCCAGCACCCAGCGCTTGTACTTTTCGTCGTAGGCATCGGGTGGGGCGGTTTCCAGCAGGTGGCCGATGCACCAGGTGACCGTGACCCCATTGCCCAGCCAGCAACCGTCGCCGCGACGACTGGCGCCGAGCACGGCCGCGATGTCCTTGGCCTGGGAGGGTTTTTCACAGAGGTACAGCCGCATGGTCATCACATCAGATCAGGTTGATGCTGTGCAGGATGCTCAGTCAGCGGGCATTGATCAACCATTATCTGTATGGATGTACAGCAATTTGTGTGGTCACCGCAAAACAAATGTGGGAGCGGGCTTGCTCGCGAAGGCGGCGTGTCAGCCAATACATGTTTGACTGATCCACTGCTTTCGCGGGCAAGCCCGCTCCCACACAAGCCCGCTCCCACGGGGAATCTCCCGTGTTCAGGGGGCCCTCAGTTATTGTCGATGTCCACGTGCCGGGTTTCCTTGAGGCAGATCATCCCCACCACTAGGCTCACCCCGGTCACCACCACCGGATACCACAGGCCGTAGAAAATATCCCCGGTGTACACCACCAACGCAAACGACACGGTCGGCAGGAACCCGCCAAACCAACCGTTGCCGATGTGGTAGGGCAGGGACATCGAGGTGTAGCGGATGCGCGTCGGGAACAGTTCCACCATCAACGCCGCCAGCGGGCCGTAGCACATGGCCGCGATCAGGATCAGCGCGACGATCAGCACCACCACCATGGTTTTGTTGACCTGGGCCACGTCCGCCGAACTCGGGTAGCCCGCCAGGGTCACCGCGCCACGCAGGGCCGCTTCGTCAAAACCGTCGATGCGCACTTCGCCGATGCTGACCTGCACCGGGCTGCCGGCCGGGGCGGCGGCGCTGCTGTAGGGCAGGCCCTGCTTGACGAGGAAGGTCTTGACCTTGTCGCATGGGCTGTCGAATTTGGCCTTGCCCACCGGGTCGAACTGGAAGGTGCAGGTGGCCGGGTCGGCCAGCACGGTGATTGGTGCCTGTTGGCTGGCCTGGTCCATGGCCGGGTTGGTGTAGTGCGCCAGGCTCTTGAAGATCGGGAAGTACAGCGCGGTCGCCAGCAGCAGGCCGAGCATCAGCACGGGCTTGCGCCCCACCTTGTCCGACAGCCAGCCGAAGAAGATAAAGAACGGTGCGCCAATCACCACGCTGATGATCAACAACATGTTGGCCAGGGCCGGGTCCATTTTCAGGAACTGGGTGAGGAAGAACAGCACATAGAACTGCGCCGCGTAGAAGGTCACCGCCTGGCCGCCGTTGATACTGAACAGTGCGATCAGCACCACCTTGAGGTTTTCCCACTTGCCGAACGACTCACGGATCGGCGATTTGCTCGCCTTGCCTTCCTCTTTCATTTTCAGAAACGCCGGTGACTCGTGCAGGCTCATGCGAATCCAGGTGGAAATGCCCAGCAGTACGATGGAAAACAGGAACGGAATACGCCAGCCCCACACTTCGAACTGGTCGCCGGTGAAGTAACGGCAGGCCAGTACCACCAGCAGCGACAGCAACAGGCCGATGGTCGCGGTGGATTGAATCCAGCTGGTATGAAAGCCGCGCTTGCCCGCCGGGGCATGCTCGGCCACATAGGTCGCCGCGCCGCCGTATTCGCCGCCCAGTGCCAGGCCTTGCAGCATGCGCAGCACGATCAGGATGATCGGCGCCGCAATGCCGATGCTCGCATAGGTCGGCAACAAGCCCACGCAGAACGTCGCCACGCCCATCAAGATGATGGTCACCAGGAACGTGTATTTGCGCCCGATCATGTCGCCCAGGCGACCGAACACCAGTGCGCCGAACGGCCGCACCACAAAGCCGGCCGCAAAGGCCATCAAGGCAAAGATGAAGGCCGTGGTGTCGTTGACCCCGGCAAAGAACTGCTTGCTGATCACCGCCGCAAGGGCGCCGTAAAGGAAAAAGTCATACCACTCGAACACCGTCCCCAGGGACGAGGCGAAGATGACCTTCTTGGAATCGTTACCGGTGCTCGCGTCTGCCGCCGAGCCCAGGGTTTGAACATGTTCTGACATCGGGTAGCCCTCACAGTGATTATTTATTGTTGTTCCACTGTCGGCGCCAGGTGTGGCGCCGCTATTCAGATTGCATGGACCAGTTCTCTCTCCGGGGCAAGGCTCCTTGTATTCGGCGAAAGGATCAGCTGTGCGGCTTTTTCCGCGATCATCAGCGTGGGTGAACAGGTATTGCCGGACGTGATGCGCGGCATGATCGAGGCATCGGCGATGCGCAGGCCGGGTACGCCATGCACGCGCAGTTGGGCGTCGACCACGGCATCCGGATCGTTGCCCATGCGGCAGGTGCCCACCGGATGGAAGATGGTGGTGCCGATCCGCGCGGCGGCTTCGTGCAGTTCGTCCTCGGTTTGCAGTGCGTCGCCGGGCAGGTATTCCACCGGCTTGAACGGGCGCAGGGCCGGCGCGGCGACGATGCGGCGGGTCAGGCGGATCGCATCGGCAGCCACCCGCAGGTCTTGCGGATGGCTGAGGTAATTGGGCCGGATCAGCGGCGCATCTGCCGGGTTGGCCGAGCGGATGTCCACACGGCCACGGCTTTGCGGACGCAGGTCGCAGACCGAGGCGGTAAACGCCGGGAACCCGTGCAACGGTTCGCCAAAGCGCTCCAGGGACAGCGGTTGCACATGGTATTCAAGGTTGGCCGAGGTCTGCTCCGGGCTCGAGCGGGCAAACGCGCCGAGTTGGCTGGGCGCCATCGACAGTGGGCCGCTGCGGTCATACAGGTAGCGCAGGCCCATGCCCATCTTGCCCCACACGGAACCGGCGATCTGGTTGAGGGTGCGGGCGTTTTCCAGTTTGTAGATCAGGCGCAGTTGCAGGTGATCCTGCAGGTTGCCGCCGACGCCGGGCAATTCATGCAGCAGGTTGATGCCCAGCGGCTTGAGCACGTTGGAAGGACCAATCCCCGAACGCTGCAAAATGCCTGGCGAACCGACTGAGCCGGCGCACAACACGATTTCCTTGCGTGCCTTCCAGTTCAACGACTGGCCCAGCTGGCGGCCGACCACTTGCGAGGCGCGGCCGTTTTCCAGGAGCACGCGATCGACTTCCACGCCGGTCAGCACCGTGAGATTGGGCCGCTGGCGGATCGGCTTGAGAAACGCCTTGGCCGCATTCCAGCGCACACCGGCCTTCTGGTTGACCTGGAAGTAGCCGCAACCTTCGTTGTCACCCGTGTTGAAATCGTTGGTGTTGGCGATGCCGCTTTGCGCCGCTGCATCGCGGAACGCATCGAGGATCGGCCAGTGCAAGCGCTGTTGTTCGACACGCCATTCACCGCCATCGCTGTGAAATGGCGAGCTGCCGGCAAAATGGTTTTCGCTTTTCTTGAACAGCGGCAACACCTCGTCCCACGCCCAGCCCGGGT
Proteins encoded in this region:
- a CDS encoding NAD-dependent protein deacetylase, translating into MLDSLEHQEDHLETLHRAMAQRRFLVLTGAGISTSSGIPDYRDSEGVRRGRAPMMYQEFLATTQARRRYWARAMLGWPKVRIAQPNAAHRALATLQQRQRISGLVTQNVDTLHDQAGSHDVIELHGSLHRVLCLDCQQRSERDVIQQLMETENPYLAGVDAVQAPDGDTLLDPAFEERFQLPRCPHCTGQRLKPDVVFFGENVAQTTAAKAMAAVVDAEGLLVVGSSLMAYSAFRLCKAMVEQGKPVIAINLGKTRGDELLQVKIEASCERLLPLLVERLR
- a CDS encoding CBS domain-containing protein, yielding MKTVAQVLKAKDQKNQEVHVIKHDHTVFEALVRMSEKNVGALPVVKDGVVVGIISERDYARKIMLKGLSSVTTKVHEVMSSPVITVDTHKKVDECMNIMTDSHLRHLPVVEDGKLLGLLSIGDLVKEAIADQADLIKQLEQYIRGE
- a CDS encoding DNA topoisomerase III codes for the protein MRLYLCEKPSQAKDIAAVLGASRRGDGCWLGNGVTVTWCIGHLLETAPPDAYDEKYKRWVLADLPIVPEKWKMRVKPKTASQFKAVKRLLGEAQELVIATDADREGEMIARELVEHCRYRGPIQRLWLSALDDASIRKALAALKPGAETFSLYHSALGRSRADWLIGMNMSRLFTLLGRQSGYQGVLPVGRVQTPTLRLVVDRDRSIADFVPVAYWAIDVDLRHAHMTFTAQWRAAEDACDDQGRCLNLPLAQEAAAGMRNAASARLVKLRTERMRDVAPLPFDLGTLQEICSKKLGLGAQETLDIAQSLYETHKVITYPRSDCGYLPLSQHSDAPKILAALGRADAAVNELMPHLDPQRRSRAWNDAKVSAHHGIIPTGAGKDVGQLTGKYRAVYTLIRARYLAQFLPNHEYDRTQADFDCAGQALRAVGKVVIEPGWKRALPEALAPAKGRDVATPQALPPLVQGQDYAVDKVNLKDLWTQPPKPFTEGDLIKAMKNVAKLVQDPLLKQKLKDTTGIGTEATRAGIIQGLLDRGYLVKNGKALSATPAAFSLIDAVPRAIADPGTTAIWEQALDMVQSGEMSLEEFVAKQAAWMSKQVARCNGLRMTISGPASPAGRGAAPWKKKRKSAPRKTAAGPKRGKKPTNAG
- a CDS encoding MFS transporter, with the translated sequence MSEHVQTLGSAADASTGNDSKKVIFASSLGTVFEWYDFFLYGALAAVISKQFFAGVNDTTAFIFALMAFAAGFVVRPFGALVFGRLGDMIGRKYTFLVTIILMGVATFCVGLLPTYASIGIAAPIILIVLRMLQGLALGGEYGGAATYVAEHAPAGKRGFHTSWIQSTATIGLLLSLLVVLACRYFTGDQFEVWGWRIPFLFSIVLLGISTWIRMSLHESPAFLKMKEEGKASKSPIRESFGKWENLKVVLIALFSINGGQAVTFYAAQFYVLFFLTQFLKMDPALANMLLIISVVIGAPFFIFFGWLSDKVGRKPVLMLGLLLATALYFPIFKSLAHYTNPAMDQASQQAPITVLADPATCTFQFDPVGKAKFDSPCDKVKTFLVKQGLPYSSAAAPAGSPVQVSIGEVRIDGFDEAALRGAVTLAGYPSSADVAQVNKTMVVVLIVALILIAAMCYGPLAALMVELFPTRIRYTSMSLPYHIGNGWFGGFLPTVSFALVVYTGDIFYGLWYPVVVTGVSLVVGMICLKETRHVDIDNN
- a CDS encoding GMC family oxidoreductase, with the translated sequence MPTATAEFDYIVVGAGPAGCLLANRLSANPAHRVLLLEAGGRDNYPWIHIPVGYLFCIGNPRTDWCFKTEVQEGLQGRALSYPRGKVLGGCSSINGMIYMRGQAQDYDGWAAAGNPGWAWDEVLPLFKKSENHFAGSSPFHSDGGEWRVEQQRLHWPILDAFRDAAAQSGIANTNDFNTGDNEGCGYFQVNQKAGVRWNAAKAFLKPIRQRPNLTVLTGVEVDRVLLENGRASQVVGRQLGQSLNWKARKEIVLCAGSVGSPGILQRSGIGPSNVLKPLGINLLHELPGVGGNLQDHLQLRLIYKLENARTLNQIAGSVWGKMGMGLRYLYDRSGPLSMAPSQLGAFARSSPEQTSANLEYHVQPLSLERFGEPLHGFPAFTASVCDLRPQSRGRVDIRSANPADAPLIRPNYLSHPQDLRVAADAIRLTRRIVAAPALRPFKPVEYLPGDALQTEDELHEAAARIGTTIFHPVGTCRMGNDPDAVVDAQLRVHGVPGLRIADASIMPRITSGNTCSPTLMIAEKAAQLILSPNTRSLAPERELVHAI